A genome region from Plasmodium vivax chromosome 11, whole genome shotgun sequence includes the following:
- a CDS encoding phosphoinositide phosphatase SAC1, putative (encoded by transcript PVX_114695A) encodes MANGSVLPAQRYYLESHGSYLSIVNIENNVRNVLKISHSEDLQIAKEKQTLTSSGDNSYIENENKKKFPFFGCLGIVKAEHTNFLVIVSDAEVVSYLFNRAIYRVKKISFIQLNDGEEGKDKSASHHNYQYEIYCLGSNAVLTPLSSNHRKEGKKFFCNKKIKTQNNLDNVFEWNNLLFQSATAKNAQLRNSSETYIHKLKSCTLKKDTLKTIAYFSHAFNKGPFYFSYHYNLTASLQRHYITESEREKNRGKSPSPPVGGGSEVYPNDCKYQGEREPIFHKLQFKEINHEYTWNWKLLHQFIPINAFEFVVFLIHGYINSNVFHVPNGKLTLYLISRKNKNRSGVRFWCRGGNEKGDVANFVETEQILVCKDAQRTNIFSYIIVRGSIPVLWKQQPTLSIRPKIQICPDMQENKKTLNLHMQKLKNTYGKISITNLNNKKFTEKYLGQCYEACLKECSVEHNYTWFDFHSEFRKLNYQNLHTSLKTVVEDLNDFSFFSVSLPSGVRYNLEHGDEGGVKVGDIVGGIVGGIVGGKVTRGEGSPSTSSTCSTPPRLPSWSSAKVDTFQKGVFRVNCIDCLDRTNVFQSFLAKYVLHLQLRTLGIKLEQESKFPFYLFKNAYDELMYRQTWIHNANAISIIYSGAGALKNDITKNGKRTMGGLLQDLLHIVQRYINNNFLDGYNNDCIHLATSENLKYQNVFNVHNGKYNQMMNVILEFIVIFTTAACTSPVQKLLKGVYFLSHNMTSTTLSQCINYAFFLMRRNFHLFLFPYNQAKCFHFISLLAKASGILSTSFLIFLFFCVYVFTQRRRVISSPKLGTD; translated from the coding sequence ATGGCTAATGGTTCTGTTCTGCCTGCCCAAAGGTACTATTTAGAATCGCATGGAAGTTATTTAAGCATAGTGAACATAGAAAATAATGTGCgaaacgttttaaaaattagcCATTCTGAAGATTTACAAATAGccaaggagaagcaaacgcTTACAAGCAGTGGTGACAATAGCTACATAGAAaatgagaacaaaaaaaagttccccttttttggctgcCTAGGAATAGTTAAAGCGGAACACACGAACTTCTTGGTCATAGTTTCCGATGCAGAAGTCGTTTCTTATCTGTTCAATCGAGCCATTTATAGagtgaagaaaatttcctttatCCAGCTGAACGATGGAGAGGAAGGTAAGGACAAGTCGGCTAGTCATCACAATTACCAGTATGAAATATACTGCCTCGGGAGCAACGCCGTTTTAACCCCCCTAAGTAGCAACCACAGaaaggaagggaaaaaattcttcTGCAATAAGAAGATAAAGACGCAAAATAATCTCGACAACGTATTCGAATGGAACAACTTGCTTTTCCAAAGCGCCACCGCCAAGAATGCCCAATTGCGCAATAGTAGCGAAACGTACATCCACAAACTCAAGAGTTGCACACTGAAAAAGGATACATTAAAAACGATAGCGTACTTTTCGCATGCCTTTAATAAGGGCCCCTTTTACTTCTCCTACCACTACAATTTAACGGCGTCTCTGCAGAGGCACTACATAACTGAGTctgaaagggagaaaaacagAGGGAAATCACCATCCCCGCCGGTAGGTGGTGGGTCAGAAGTGTATCCAAACGACTGTAAATATCAGGGGGAGAGAGAACCCATTTTCCACAAGTTACAATTCAAAGAAATTAATCACGAGTACACATGGAACTGGAAGTTGCTGCACCAGTTTATTCCCATAAATGCATTCGAGTTCGTGGTGTTCCTAATCCATGGCTACATCAACTCAAATGTGTTTCATGTCCCTAATGGAAAACTAACACTCTATTTGATATcgagaaaaaataagaacaGAAGTGGCGTCAGGTTTTGGTGTAGAGGcggaaatgaaaagggagaTGTAGCCAATTTTGTAGAAACAGAACAAATTTTAGTATGTAAAGATGCGCAAAGGACAAACATTTTTAGCTACATCATTGTTAGGGGATCCATCCCTGTCCTCTGGAAACAACAGCCAACGCTGAGTATAAGGCCAAAAATACAAATCTGCCCAGATATGcaagaaaataagaaaacgtTGAATCTACATATGCAGAAATTGAAGAACACGTATGGCAAAATTTCCATTACTAATTTGAATAATAAGAAATTTACCGAGAAGTACCTAGGGCAGTGCTATGAGGCGTGTTTGAAGGAGTGCTCTGTCGAGCACAACTACACCTGGTTTGATTTCCATAGCGAGTTTAGAAAGTTAAATTATCAAAATTTGCACACGTCGCTGAAAACGGTGGTTGAGGACTTGAacgatttttcctttttctccgtTTCGTTGCCCAGCGGGGTGAGGTACAACTTGGAGCACGGCGATGAGGGTGGCGTTAAAGTCGGCGATATAGTCGGCGGTATAGTCGGCGGTATAGTCGGCGGTAAGGTTACCCGTGGTGAAGGTTCCCCTTCCACTTCGTCCACTTGTTCCACTCCCCCACGCCTCCCCTCGTGGTCGTCCGCAAAGGTGGACACCTTCCAAAAGGGCGTCTTTCGAGTCAACTGCATCGACTGCCTCGACCGAACGAACGTCTTCCAGAGCTTCCTGGCGAAGTACGTCCTACACTTGCAACTGCGCACCCTGGGTATCAAGCTAGAGCAGGAAAGCAAGTTCCCCTTTTACCTCTTTAAGAACGCGTATGACGAACTCATGTATCGCCAAACTTGGATTCACAATGCAAACGCGATTAGCATTATATACAGCGGCGCAGGAGCGCTCAAAAATGACATaacgaaaaatgggaagagaaCCATGGGGGGGTTGCTGCAAGACCTATTACACATTGTACAGaggtacataaataataacttCCTAGACGGTTACAATAATGACTGTATCCATTTAGCCACCAGTGAGAATTTGAAAtatcaaaatgtttttaatgTGCACAATGGGAAGTATAACCAAATGATGAATGTAATTTTGGAGTTCATCGTAATTTTTACGACAGCTGCTTGTACTAGTCCTGTTCAGAAATTGCTAAAGGGGGTTTACTTTTTGTCTCACAATATGACCTCCACCACCCTTTCGCAGTGTATTAATTACGCGTTTTTCCTCATGCGTAgaaattttcatttgtttttatttccctacAATCAAGCTAAGTGCTTCCATTTTATTTCGCTGCTGGCGAAGGCTTCGGGGATTTTGTCtacctcctttttaattttcctctttttttgtgtcTATGTGTTTACTCAAAGGAGGCGCGTGATCTCGTCGCCCAAGCTGGGCACGGATTAG